From Thermodesulfobacteriota bacterium, a single genomic window includes:
- the tatA gene encoding twin-arginine translocase TatA/TatE family subunit, which yields MFGLGLPELLIILVIVVLIFGAGRLPQLGAGIGEGIRNFKKSMKEEKGDGSGKGKNEIDVTPRGDDSGKK from the coding sequence ATGTTCGGACTGGGTCTGCCGGAGCTCCTCATCATCCTCGTGATCGTTGTGCTGATCTTCGGGGCGGGGCGTCTGCCCCAGCTCGGCGCCGGAATCGGCGAGGGGATCCGGAACTTCAAGAAGTCGATGAAGGAAGAGAAGGGCGACGGGAGCGGCAAGGGCAAGAATGAGATAGACGTCACCCCGCGGGGCGACGATTCAGGGAAGAAATAA
- a CDS encoding zinc-ribbon domain-containing protein yields the protein MIIECKSCGARFRLDETKIKGRGARVKCRKCGDQIVVLKEPPVEDIAPPPDNLIPFPGPAARPTEAPAKDEVDLAFEALLSGPPPEPPPEPPKEEPPAWEPPAEIAFEPPAEIAFEPPAELAFDVPPAEEPAAPPPADAGFLVGDSETVEYLQTQVREADIGQGSDISLSIAETPAAAEPPLSLEPTSVAAPPDRHLPAPREEEEIALQGNVTPEAESPEIEAPPYREDEPRELSPAAAAEREPAPRPAVERPPLRIGRIAGILALAAVLGAAGFFGLTGPGKKAIGDLFPRIAALFGGTAPVKAESRYEVRERIPYYVSGAASPQILVIEGQVTNLSTAGKSGIRIHASLLDNTGNVLMEQAVFAGNTISAEKLQAADRPTLEKTMANPLGERLANMDVAPGKAVPFMVMFFDAPPREQIDSYRLEAKDAN from the coding sequence ATGATCATCGAGTGCAAGAGCTGCGGCGCACGGTTCCGTCTCGACGAAACGAAGATAAAGGGACGGGGCGCCCGCGTGAAATGCCGGAAGTGCGGGGACCAGATCGTCGTCCTCAAGGAACCGCCCGTCGAGGACATCGCGCCGCCTCCCGACAACCTGATACCCTTCCCCGGGCCGGCCGCGCGGCCGACGGAGGCCCCGGCGAAGGACGAGGTGGACCTCGCGTTCGAGGCGCTCCTCAGCGGGCCGCCTCCGGAGCCGCCCCCGGAACCGCCGAAGGAGGAGCCGCCCGCATGGGAGCCTCCGGCCGAAATCGCGTTCGAGCCTCCGGCGGAAATCGCGTTCGAGCCTCCGGCGGAGCTGGCCTTCGACGTACCGCCCGCGGAGGAACCCGCCGCTCCCCCGCCGGCGGACGCGGGATTCCTCGTCGGCGATTCGGAGACCGTCGAATACCTCCAGACGCAGGTGCGCGAGGCGGATATCGGTCAAGGGTCCGACATCTCTCTGTCGATCGCGGAAACGCCGGCGGCCGCCGAGCCTCCCCTCTCGCTCGAACCGACGTCCGTCGCCGCTCCACCGGACCGACACCTCCCTGCGCCGCGGGAAGAAGAGGAGATCGCCCTCCAGGGAAACGTCACGCCCGAGGCCGAGTCCCCGGAGATCGAGGCGCCGCCGTACCGGGAGGACGAGCCGCGGGAACTTTCCCCGGCCGCCGCGGCGGAACGGGAGCCGGCGCCGAGGCCCGCCGTCGAACGTCCGCCTCTCCGGATCGGGCGGATCGCAGGCATCCTCGCGCTGGCGGCCGTCCTCGGGGCGGCCGGTTTCTTCGGGCTCACCGGTCCGGGGAAGAAGGCGATCGGCGATCTGTTCCCCCGCATCGCGGCCCTGTTCGGCGGGACGGCGCCCGTCAAGGCGGAATCCCGGTACGAAGTGCGGGAGCGGATCCCGTACTACGTCAGCGGCGCCGCTTCTCCGCAGATCCTCGTCATCGAGGGGCAGGTGACCAATCTCTCCACGGCGGGGAAAAGCGGAATCCGGATCCATGCCTCGCTGCTGGACAATACCGGAAATGTCCTGATGGAACAGGCGGTTTTCGCCGGCAACACGATCTCCGCGGAAAAGCTCCAGGCTGCGGACCGTCCGACTCTCGAGAAGACGATGGCGAATCCGCTCGGGGAGCGGCTCGCGAACATGGACGTCGCTCCGGGGAAGGCGGTACCGTTCATGGTAATGTTCTTCGACGCCCCTCCCAGGGAGCAGATCGACAGCTACCGCCTGGAGGCGAAGGACGCGAACTGA
- the tatB gene encoding Sec-independent protein translocase protein TatB, whose translation MFGIGFQEMIIILVVVLIVFGPKRLPDLAKSLGKGIAEFKKASEEVKKGIEEAVKEEETAQEEEPPKGAEPPQPQIPPKEPDAPAPPAGTEQAPPPPRQD comes from the coding sequence ATGTTCGGCATCGGCTTCCAGGAGATGATCATCATCCTTGTCGTGGTCCTGATCGTCTTCGGACCGAAACGTCTGCCCGACCTGGCCAAGAGCCTGGGGAAAGGGATCGCGGAGTTCAAGAAGGCGTCCGAGGAAGTCAAGAAAGGGATCGAGGAGGCGGTGAAGGAGGAAGAGACGGCGCAGGAGGAAGAGCCGCCGAAGGGCGCGGAGCCGCCGCAGCCGCAGATCCCTCCCAAGGAGCCGGATGCCCCCGCGCCGCCCGCCGGAACGGAACAGGCGCCTCCCCCGCCGCGGCAGGACTGA
- a CDS encoding 3-dehydroquinate synthase II has translation MSIPRIWARIVPWDKEAAVSAIESGVDALWVPDGCAEKARALGRVTTICSDGDLREGTHFRVTRIERKEDEARIAASPPGAAWVVYPGEGEIIPLENLVALGRTILVVARTPADVTLYRGVLERGVYGLVLDSPDPAGVRALAGAAGARAEDVALAAAKVTEVAALGMGDRVCVDTCTWIEGSRGMLVGNGSAGLFLVCAENVPNPYVLPRPFRVNAGAVHSYCRIPGGRTAYLSDLASGSEVLLVDESGKGEIAYIGRVKVERRPLLLIRAVAPSGEEHSVVLQNAETIRLVGPGGAAASVARIRAGDEVLLMEGRAGRHFGIAVEETIREK, from the coding sequence TTGAGCATCCCCCGGATCTGGGCGCGGATCGTCCCCTGGGACAAGGAGGCGGCGGTTTCCGCCATCGAATCGGGAGTGGATGCGCTGTGGGTGCCGGACGGCTGCGCCGAAAAGGCACGCGCGCTCGGACGCGTGACGACGATCTGCTCCGACGGGGATCTCCGCGAGGGGACCCACTTCCGGGTCACCCGGATCGAGCGGAAGGAGGACGAGGCGCGGATCGCCGCCTCCCCGCCGGGCGCCGCCTGGGTGGTCTACCCCGGTGAGGGGGAGATCATCCCGCTGGAGAACCTGGTCGCCCTGGGCCGGACGATCCTCGTCGTGGCCAGGACGCCGGCCGACGTGACGCTCTACCGGGGGGTCCTGGAGCGGGGAGTGTACGGGCTGGTGCTCGACAGCCCCGATCCCGCGGGGGTTCGGGCGCTGGCCGGGGCCGCCGGGGCGCGCGCGGAGGACGTGGCCCTCGCCGCGGCGAAGGTCACCGAGGTGGCCGCCCTGGGCATGGGCGACCGGGTGTGCGTGGACACCTGCACGTGGATCGAAGGGAGCCGGGGGATGCTGGTCGGCAACGGGAGCGCGGGGCTGTTCCTGGTGTGCGCGGAGAACGTCCCCAACCCGTACGTCCTTCCCCGCCCGTTCCGCGTCAACGCCGGGGCGGTCCATTCGTACTGCCGCATCCCGGGAGGCCGCACCGCCTACCTGTCCGACCTGGCTTCGGGCTCCGAGGTCCTGCTCGTGGACGAGTCGGGGAAAGGCGAGATCGCGTACATCGGCCGCGTGAAGGTGGAGCGGCGCCCGCTCCTGCTGATCCGGGCCGTCGCGCCGTCCGGCGAGGAGCATTCCGTCGTACTGCAGAACGCAGAGACGATCCGGCTCGTGGGACCGGGCGGGGCCGCCGCTTCGGTCGCCCGGATCCGCGCCGGGGACGAAGTGCTGCTGATGGAAGGACGCGCCGGCAGGCACTTCGGCATTGCGGTGGAGGAAACGATCCGGGAAAAATAA
- a CDS encoding acyl-CoA dehydratase activase, whose protein sequence is MTMFLGIDVGSISMKFALFLENGEDNPPAEVLAKFLSPEPVALGAAGRGYVLSYDRILGDPMRKVPERLRRWIDVLGEDRIAGISITGRSGRQLAPRVGGVYENDFRCLVKAVTASHPEVRTIFEMGGENAKVIRLEPAGRDGALTIRDYDSNGDCAAGTGSFIDQQAHRMKIEVETIGDMVAQAASAARIAGRCSVFAKTDMIHAQQKGYSPEEILKGLCEAVARNFKSNINKGKDPVPAIALVGGLFGNTGVVRAIGDVFGLEAGQTVLPKGYAHMGALGAAMSASEADRERGSCRASVERTGGDETGEQPFPSWPPLTTENVVFLRDRVRPAPPPAGRPEVFLGIDIGSVSTNFVLLDRQGNLLKEIYVRTQGRPVQVVTDGLKELQDEFGDGVRIRGVGTTGSGRELIGELVGADTVQDEITAHKTGSTFIADRFFGVPVDTIFEIGGQDSKYIGLDNGVVTDFAMNDACAAGTGSFLEEQAERLGIRIKGEFAELALSSAAPVRMGERCTVFMEQDLNNYLNRGARKDDLVAGLAYSVVMNYLNRVVRGRKIGETIYFQGGTAYNDAVAAAFSQVLGRKIIVPPHNGVIGAIGMALLARDRIRATGEATKFRGFDLSKVDYRRREFVCRGCSNCCDMQEIRIGESRTYWGDKCSEKFRKPARTDARPVIEDLVGKRTAWFDRAVEETPERGPRGTVGFPRAMYFYERFPFWRALLSRMGFGVKVSPRTDKAIAREGLERTVAEPCYPIQVAHGHVSALLDAGIDFLFLPNQINSETAHTHTESHFCPWGQTLPFVIAGVPKWEKELRQKLLSPTIRFRDGEDYLVEDLHDCFGPLGVSRREIREGIREGYREQAKLGVFLHAAGKDAVERIAQAGADAIVLLGRPYNLYDRDINLNIPAKLRDQYGANVVPIDFLPVDDIDIRDVNENMFWNYGRKIIAAAKWCRSHPKFHTIYVTNFKCGPDSFVRHFITRASGAPYLTLQFDGHGNDAGYMTRCEAYLDSKGVLRPWAKP, encoded by the coding sequence ATGACGATGTTCCTCGGCATCGATGTCGGCTCGATCAGCATGAAGTTCGCCCTGTTCCTCGAAAACGGGGAAGACAATCCGCCCGCGGAGGTCCTGGCGAAGTTCCTCTCCCCCGAGCCGGTGGCCCTGGGAGCGGCGGGGAGAGGATACGTCCTCTCCTACGACCGGATCCTGGGCGATCCGATGCGGAAGGTCCCCGAGCGGCTCCGGCGATGGATCGATGTCCTGGGAGAGGACCGGATCGCCGGGATTTCGATCACCGGGAGGAGCGGGCGCCAGTTGGCGCCGCGGGTCGGCGGAGTCTACGAGAACGATTTCCGTTGCCTGGTGAAGGCCGTGACGGCCTCCCATCCGGAGGTCCGCACGATCTTCGAGATGGGCGGAGAAAACGCGAAGGTCATCCGCCTCGAGCCCGCGGGCAGGGACGGGGCCCTGACCATCCGGGACTACGACTCCAACGGCGACTGCGCGGCGGGCACCGGGTCGTTCATCGACCAGCAGGCCCACCGGATGAAGATCGAGGTGGAGACCATCGGGGACATGGTGGCCCAGGCGGCCAGCGCCGCGCGGATCGCGGGGCGCTGCTCGGTTTTCGCCAAGACCGACATGATCCACGCGCAGCAGAAGGGGTATTCCCCGGAGGAGATCCTCAAGGGCCTCTGCGAGGCGGTGGCTCGCAATTTCAAGAGCAACATCAACAAGGGGAAGGACCCCGTCCCGGCGATCGCGCTGGTCGGCGGCCTCTTCGGGAATACCGGCGTGGTCCGGGCGATCGGGGACGTTTTCGGCCTCGAAGCGGGGCAGACGGTGCTCCCGAAGGGATACGCCCATATGGGGGCGCTCGGCGCCGCGATGTCGGCCTCGGAGGCGGACCGGGAGCGGGGGAGCTGCCGCGCGTCCGTCGAGCGGACCGGAGGCGATGAGACCGGGGAGCAGCCGTTCCCCTCATGGCCTCCTCTCACCACGGAGAACGTCGTGTTCCTCCGGGACCGCGTGCGGCCGGCGCCGCCGCCTGCCGGCAGGCCCGAGGTCTTCCTGGGGATCGACATCGGCTCCGTTTCCACGAACTTCGTCCTGCTCGACCGGCAGGGAAATTTGCTCAAGGAGATCTACGTCCGCACCCAGGGACGGCCCGTCCAGGTGGTGACCGACGGCCTGAAGGAGCTCCAGGACGAGTTCGGCGACGGGGTCCGGATCCGCGGCGTGGGGACCACCGGCTCGGGCCGCGAGCTGATCGGCGAGCTGGTCGGCGCCGACACCGTCCAGGACGAGATCACCGCGCATAAAACCGGGTCCACGTTCATCGCCGACCGGTTCTTCGGCGTCCCCGTGGATACCATCTTCGAGATCGGCGGGCAGGATTCCAAGTACATCGGGCTGGACAACGGCGTCGTCACCGATTTCGCCATGAACGACGCGTGCGCCGCGGGCACCGGCTCGTTCCTCGAGGAGCAGGCGGAGCGGCTGGGGATCCGGATCAAGGGGGAGTTCGCGGAGCTGGCGCTCTCCTCCGCGGCGCCGGTCCGCATGGGGGAGCGGTGCACCGTCTTCATGGAGCAGGACCTGAACAACTACCTTAACCGGGGCGCGCGGAAGGACGACCTCGTCGCGGGGCTGGCCTACTCCGTGGTGATGAACTACCTGAACCGCGTCGTGCGGGGGCGGAAGATCGGCGAGACGATCTACTTCCAGGGCGGCACGGCCTACAACGACGCGGTGGCCGCGGCCTTCTCGCAGGTGCTCGGCCGGAAGATCATCGTTCCGCCGCACAACGGCGTGATCGGTGCGATCGGGATGGCGCTCCTGGCGCGCGACCGGATCCGGGCCACCGGTGAGGCGACGAAGTTCCGCGGCTTCGACCTGTCGAAAGTCGACTACCGGCGGCGGGAGTTCGTCTGCAGGGGGTGCAGCAACTGCTGCGACATGCAGGAGATCCGGATCGGCGAGAGCCGGACCTACTGGGGCGACAAGTGCTCCGAGAAGTTCCGCAAGCCCGCCCGGACCGACGCCCGTCCGGTGATCGAGGACCTCGTGGGGAAGCGGACCGCCTGGTTCGACCGGGCGGTGGAGGAGACTCCGGAAAGAGGGCCGCGGGGCACCGTCGGCTTCCCCCGCGCGATGTACTTCTACGAGCGGTTCCCCTTCTGGAGGGCGCTCCTCTCCCGCATGGGCTTCGGGGTAAAGGTGTCCCCCCGGACGGACAAGGCGATCGCGCGCGAGGGGCTCGAGCGCACCGTGGCCGAGCCGTGCTATCCCATCCAGGTCGCCCACGGGCACGTGTCGGCGCTGCTCGACGCCGGGATCGATTTCCTGTTCCTGCCGAACCAGATCAACTCGGAGACGGCGCACACGCACACGGAATCGCACTTCTGCCCGTGGGGGCAGACGCTCCCGTTCGTGATCGCCGGCGTTCCCAAATGGGAGAAGGAGCTCCGGCAGAAGCTGCTGTCCCCGACCATCCGGTTCCGCGACGGCGAGGACTACCTGGTGGAGGACCTGCACGACTGCTTCGGCCCGCTGGGCGTGTCGCGCAGGGAGATCCGCGAGGGGATCCGCGAGGGGTACCGGGAGCAGGCGAAGCTCGGGGTCTTCCTGCACGCCGCGGGGAAGGACGCCGTGGAGCGGATCGCGCAGGCCGGGGCGGACGCGATCGTCCTTCTCGGGAGGCCGTACAACCTCTACGACCGGGACATCAACCTGAACATCCCCGCGAAACTGCGCGACCAGTACGGCGCGAACGTGGTGCCGATCGACTTCCTCCCGGTCGACGATATCGACATCCGCGACGTGAACGAGAACATGTTCTGGAATTACGGCCGCAAGATCATCGCGGCCGCGAAGTGGTGCCGGAGCCACCCGAAGTTCCACACGATCTACGTCACCAACTTCAAGTGCGGCCCCGACTCCTTCGTGCGGCACTTCATCACGAGGGCGTCGGGCGCGCCGTACCTGACGCTGCAGTTCGACGGCCACGGCAACGACGCCGGGTACATGACCCGGTGCGAAGCCTATCTCGACAGCAAGGGGGTTCTCCGCCCATGGGCGAAGCCGTGA
- the hpt gene encoding hypoxanthine phosphoribosyltransferase — MRPGNGLRRRYTEEQIRRKVTAIARRIDRAYADAGSGLLLVGVLKGSLFFLADLAREITVPAVIDFVRMSSYRGGTIPRGKARLAQDIETDAAGKHVLVVEEIVDTGRTVRALRRHFERKGPRSVRFCALVDKRTRREAGTTVDFPGFRAGSGFLVGYGMDYADLGRELPHIYELTQRKHVTPRSGGRE; from the coding sequence TTGAGGCCAGGGAACGGTCTTCGCCGGCGGTACACCGAGGAGCAGATCCGCCGGAAGGTGACGGCGATCGCCCGCCGGATCGACCGCGCGTACGCCGACGCCGGGTCCGGGCTGCTCCTCGTCGGCGTGCTGAAGGGCTCCCTGTTCTTCCTCGCCGACCTGGCGCGCGAGATCACCGTGCCGGCCGTCATCGACTTCGTCCGGATGTCCAGTTACCGCGGGGGCACTATCCCCCGGGGAAAGGCGCGCCTCGCGCAGGACATCGAGACGGACGCGGCGGGGAAGCACGTCCTCGTGGTGGAGGAGATCGTCGACACGGGCCGGACCGTCCGCGCGCTGCGCCGGCATTTCGAGCGGAAGGGCCCGCGTTCGGTGCGTTTCTGCGCCCTCGTGGACAAGCGGACGCGCCGCGAGGCGGGCACCACCGTCGATTTCCCCGGCTTCCGCGCCGGAAGCGGGTTCCTCGTCGGTTACGGCATGGACTACGCCGACCTGGGCCGGGAATTGCCGCATATCTACGAATTGACCCAACGGAAACACGTCACACCAAGATCCGGAGGACGCGAATGA
- a CDS encoding 2-amino-3,7-dideoxy-D-threo-hept-6-ulosonate synthase: protein MIGKKIRLERIFDRNTRRTVIVPLDHGVTVGPIPGLIQIPPAANLIAEGGANAAVVHRGAAMFGHRGYGKDLGLILHLSASTTLSPDSNRKVLVATVEDALQMGADAVSIHVNLGADDEAQMLRDFGSVSSACQRWGMPLLAMMYTRGPKIRNEYDVRYIRHAARVGAEMGADIVKVPYTGTPETFREVTEGCGSPVVIAGGEKMESDEDVLRMVHDAVAAGGAGASIGRNVFQHRSPSAMVKAIAAIVHGNATLKEAIGLAKARAR from the coding sequence ATGATCGGGAAGAAGATTCGGCTGGAGCGGATATTCGACCGGAACACCCGGCGGACGGTGATCGTGCCGCTGGACCACGGCGTGACGGTCGGGCCGATCCCGGGGCTGATCCAGATCCCCCCGGCGGCGAACCTGATCGCCGAGGGGGGCGCCAACGCGGCGGTCGTGCATCGCGGGGCCGCCATGTTCGGACACCGGGGGTACGGCAAGGACCTGGGCCTCATCCTGCACCTCTCGGCCAGCACGACCCTGTCCCCGGACTCCAACCGGAAGGTGCTGGTCGCCACCGTGGAGGACGCCCTCCAGATGGGGGCCGACGCCGTGTCCATCCACGTGAACCTGGGCGCCGACGACGAGGCGCAGATGCTGCGGGACTTCGGCAGCGTCTCGAGCGCGTGCCAGCGGTGGGGGATGCCGCTCCTGGCGATGATGTACACGCGGGGGCCGAAGATCCGGAACGAGTACGACGTCCGGTACATCCGCCACGCCGCGCGCGTCGGGGCGGAGATGGGGGCGGACATCGTGAAGGTTCCCTACACGGGTACGCCGGAGACGTTCCGCGAGGTCACGGAGGGGTGCGGCTCCCCCGTGGTCATCGCCGGCGGGGAGAAGATGGAGAGCGACGAGGACGTGCTGCGCATGGTCCACGACGCCGTCGCGGCGGGAGGCGCGGGCGCGTCGATCGGGCGCAACGTCTTCCAGCACCGTTCCCCATCCGCCATGGTGAAGGCCATCGCGGCCATCGTCCATGGGAACGCCACCCTCAAGGAGGCGATCGGTCTGGCCAAGGCGAGGGCTCGTTGA
- the tatC gene encoding twin-arginine translocase subunit TatC gives METPQEEIRQPITEHLEELRSRLLRSLIAFGVATALCYNFSAEIYRELLRPVTGALPADSRMIFTELTEAFLTYFKLALWGGFVLASPVIFYQVWRFVSPGLYSKERKLVVMFAFWTTLGMLAGMAFAYFIAVPSIMTFFLSFGRNVVVPMPSMKETLSLVLRLLLIFGVMFELPLVLYLAGRGGILSASFLRKWRKGAILGALLLATVLTPPDVVSQILVSVPMYALFELGILLCALGGRRREAALRAATS, from the coding sequence TTGGAGACGCCGCAGGAAGAGATCCGCCAGCCCATCACCGAGCACCTCGAAGAACTCCGCTCCCGGCTGCTCCGCTCGCTGATCGCCTTCGGCGTCGCCACCGCGCTGTGCTACAACTTCTCCGCGGAGATCTACCGGGAGCTCCTCCGGCCGGTGACCGGGGCGCTGCCGGCGGACTCCCGCATGATATTCACCGAGCTCACCGAAGCGTTCCTCACCTATTTCAAGCTGGCGCTGTGGGGGGGATTCGTCCTCGCCTCCCCCGTCATCTTCTACCAGGTGTGGCGGTTCGTCAGCCCTGGCCTGTACTCCAAGGAAAGAAAGCTCGTCGTCATGTTCGCATTCTGGACGACCCTCGGGATGCTGGCGGGGATGGCCTTCGCGTACTTCATCGCGGTCCCGTCGATCATGACCTTCTTCCTCTCCTTCGGGAGGAATGTCGTGGTCCCGATGCCGTCGATGAAGGAAACGCTCTCCCTGGTGCTGCGCCTCCTCCTGATCTTCGGCGTGATGTTCGAGCTGCCGCTCGTCCTGTACCTGGCGGGGCGCGGAGGGATCCTTTCCGCGTCATTCCTGCGGAAATGGCGCAAGGGCGCCATTCTGGGCGCGCTCCTTCTCGCCACCGTGCTCACGCCGCCCGACGTGGTGTCGCAGATCCTGGTCTCCGTCCCCATGTACGCGCTCTTCGAGCTGGGGATCCTCCTCTGCGCCCTCGGGGGACGGCGCAGGGAGGCCGCGCTGCGCGCCGCAACGTCTTGA